The following coding sequences lie in one Alloacidobacterium dinghuense genomic window:
- a CDS encoding tyrosine-type recombinase/integrase has product MRVNEDRNRESLRDIAVEDLVDHYIHTELSESADWHSLATRIVYRAFLRRWVRPYWGETSIYSIRTIAVERWLRWLRRADGNLLADSTKAKIRSLLSALFNHAIRYEWFDQGKNPITLVRQSAKRQKTPEVLEIFEIQSLLQELNSCFRLMVILDVTTGLRRSELFALKWRDADFSNLQLDVQRSIYLGKTGKCKTEASRKPIPLDERVAADLWLWKEASKYREADDWMFASPHTNGSRPFWPDAVLQKVIRPAALKAGIRKVIGWHTFRRTYSTLLIANDENVKVVQELMRHANSRSTLEIYSQARMEEKRRAQQRVVQAIFPDEVDVQAPMIQGALMTGYLERRSTG; this is encoded by the coding sequence ATGCGGGTGAATGAAGATCGCAATCGCGAGTCCTTGCGGGACATCGCCGTTGAAGATCTGGTCGATCACTATATACACACAGAACTGTCGGAGAGTGCCGACTGGCATTCGCTTGCAACGAGGATTGTGTATCGCGCATTCCTAAGAAGATGGGTACGCCCCTATTGGGGAGAAACAAGCATCTATTCGATTAGAACAATAGCAGTTGAGCGATGGTTAAGGTGGTTACGGCGTGCTGATGGCAACCTACTGGCGGATTCAACGAAGGCTAAAATCCGTAGCCTCCTCAGTGCGCTTTTCAATCATGCGATACGCTACGAATGGTTTGACCAGGGAAAAAATCCGATAACTCTGGTTCGTCAAAGCGCAAAACGTCAGAAAACCCCTGAAGTCTTGGAAATATTTGAGATCCAGAGCTTGCTGCAAGAACTTAATTCATGCTTTCGCTTGATGGTGATTTTGGATGTGACAACAGGATTGCGCCGTAGCGAACTGTTTGCTCTTAAATGGCGCGACGCTGATTTTTCGAATTTACAGCTTGATGTCCAACGGTCGATCTATTTAGGAAAGACCGGAAAATGCAAGACGGAAGCCTCTCGCAAGCCAATCCCTCTGGATGAGCGTGTAGCCGCTGACCTCTGGCTTTGGAAAGAAGCCAGCAAATACCGGGAAGCGGACGACTGGATGTTTGCAAGTCCTCACACTAATGGGAGTCGCCCGTTCTGGCCGGACGCTGTCTTGCAAAAAGTCATCCGCCCTGCCGCGCTAAAGGCTGGGATACGTAAAGTGATCGGGTGGCATACTTTTCGGCGTACTTATTCCACGCTTCTGATTGCTAATGACGAGAACGTCAAGGTCGTTCAAGAACTGATGCGCCACGCCAACAGCAGATCAACGCTGGAGATTTATTCGCAAGCCCGGATGGAGGAAAAGCGAAGGGCGCAGCAACGTGTGGTACAGGCTATTTTCCCTGACGAGGTAGATGTACAAGCGCCGATGATTCAAGGGGCCTTGATGACAGGCTATCTTGAGCGGAGGTCGACGGGGTGA
- a CDS encoding response regulator transcription factor, translating into MPYLILADDSDIFRAGAARLLMAEEDLRIVMQCKETIRLNRAVDSYPNAIVVVASKLLANSPGLLARIQLNNGRSIVVAEMGEDAKTFLDQGAHGLLYRSASGAMLLDCIRQVCRGEHYVQAADVGASPSDPVGTRVRDGLTPKELKVLSLIMQGCKNREVGLKLKTSEQVIKNYLRGIFDKVGVSDRLELALFTIHHPTLAAAVASVEVA; encoded by the coding sequence TTGCCGTATCTTATTTTGGCCGATGATTCAGACATCTTCCGCGCGGGCGCAGCACGACTGCTTATGGCGGAAGAAGACCTGCGGATTGTTATGCAGTGCAAAGAAACCATCCGTTTGAATCGTGCAGTGGATTCTTATCCCAACGCAATTGTAGTAGTTGCCTCAAAGCTGCTGGCAAACTCTCCCGGCCTTCTTGCGCGCATTCAATTGAACAACGGGCGATCGATCGTAGTCGCCGAGATGGGGGAAGACGCGAAGACGTTTCTCGACCAGGGCGCGCACGGCCTGCTCTATCGCTCGGCTTCCGGTGCAATGCTGTTGGACTGTATACGTCAGGTCTGCCGTGGAGAGCACTATGTGCAGGCCGCTGACGTGGGTGCATCGCCCAGCGATCCCGTGGGCACCAGGGTCCGGGACGGATTAACGCCGAAAGAGCTTAAGGTTCTCTCTCTGATTATGCAAGGCTGCAAGAATCGCGAAGTGGGTCTCAAACTTAAAACCAGCGAACAGGTTATCAAAAATTACTTGCGTGGGATTTTCGACAAGGTCGGCGTGTCTGACCGACTGGAGCTGGCATTGTTTACGATTCATCACCCGACTTTGGCGGCTGCCGTGGCATCCGTGGAGGTAGCGTGA
- a CDS encoding pyridoxal phosphate-dependent aminotransferase, whose amino-acid sequence MITSRRLFLRSAGAGAVAGMAARPLTDFSSAATFKQDDGLVRLDNNENAYGPSKKVLDAIHSSVGCVNRYPLMEPNSLTERIADLHGRKPEQILLGCGSTDILRMAAFAFLGKGKQLIQASPTFEAIEDYARSASSEVISVGLTLTFSHDLDGMQARAGSLTTLVYICNPNNPTASLTPRKDLEDFIAKLPASTFVVIDEAYHHYAGQSGMYASFIDHPLDNERVIVTRTFSEVYGLAGMRLGYAMASPNTVQKMRQFASQDNINTVVIQAALAALEDTESVNDSIRRNMDDRQEFFNQAMARALKPIDSHANFVMMNTFHPAEEVIQHFHENKILIGRSFSPMRTYIRISLGRPEEMQRFWQAWDMLPYPKHTMHH is encoded by the coding sequence ATGATTACATCGCGCAGGCTCTTTCTTCGATCCGCGGGTGCCGGCGCCGTAGCCGGGATGGCTGCACGCCCGCTTACAGACTTTTCGAGCGCCGCTACATTCAAACAAGATGACGGTCTGGTCCGCCTCGACAACAACGAGAATGCGTATGGTCCATCTAAGAAAGTACTCGATGCCATACATTCTTCCGTTGGATGCGTGAACCGTTATCCGCTTATGGAGCCCAACTCCCTGACTGAACGAATTGCTGATCTGCACGGGAGGAAACCGGAACAGATCCTCCTTGGTTGTGGCTCTACAGACATCCTCCGCATGGCGGCCTTTGCATTCCTCGGCAAAGGCAAGCAACTGATCCAGGCTTCACCGACTTTTGAAGCCATCGAAGACTATGCACGTTCAGCCTCCTCGGAAGTCATATCAGTCGGGTTGACACTAACGTTCTCCCATGACCTTGACGGTATGCAAGCGCGTGCCGGTTCATTAACCACGCTGGTATACATCTGCAATCCGAACAATCCCACCGCGTCACTTACTCCTCGTAAAGATTTGGAAGATTTTATTGCGAAACTCCCAGCGTCCACCTTTGTCGTGATCGATGAGGCCTACCACCATTACGCGGGTCAATCCGGGATGTACGCCTCCTTTATCGATCACCCTCTCGATAATGAGCGGGTCATTGTTACGCGCACTTTTTCCGAGGTCTACGGCCTAGCGGGCATGCGATTGGGCTACGCCATGGCATCGCCGAATACGGTTCAGAAGATGCGGCAGTTCGCCAGTCAGGACAATATCAATACAGTTGTGATTCAAGCCGCTTTGGCTGCTCTGGAGGATACCGAGAGCGTGAACGATTCTATTCGACGCAATATGGACGACCGTCAGGAATTTTTCAATCAGGCGATGGCCCGTGCCCTCAAGCCGATAGACTCTCATGCCAACTTTGTGATGATGAATACCTTTCATCCGGCGGAAGAAGTGATCCAGCACTTCCACGAGAATAAGATTTTGATCGGTCGAAGTTTCTCGCCGATGAGAACATACATTCGAATCTCTCTGGGGCGTCCTGAGGAAATGCAGCGTTTCTGGCAAGCATGGGACATGCTGCCTTATCCGAAACATACGATGCACCACTAG